The proteins below come from a single Osmerus mordax isolate fOsmMor3 chromosome 3, fOsmMor3.pri, whole genome shotgun sequence genomic window:
- the si:ch211-198m17.1 gene encoding uncharacterized protein si:ch211-198m17.1 isoform X3 translates to MLLHCHQPIILFILFVGIGADSTSLAPSTDAHSPSSLPTTEPSSHTPWTPTQSNHTEPDRSTSTNPASAPNPVDPNTATSGTSTEPTSTTSLNPSPTITPHGDTSTTMTDPSVSPGPRPSPAGATTQPVISSTTKEGPGVTMSTTVTDAAEPGATSPFSTGDRTTEMTSSGQTLTSPVTHSPVTVETDSPPTSTSVKIEPSTASSATRTTKTPSAISVPTPQTPQPDTSTSVTGTEHTPADVTTRTSGSTQAVPSSTTVSSSSSSGPGSTMTTTTQTAHTDTVTTDGTVTSGTTTRETTENSQTTVTRETGGTPATGITNSTAFPPTSDTTGVSETSISTGTSSSTDTAGSPQTPPTSITTGVSETSISTGTSSSTDTAGSPQTPPTSTTTGVSETSISTGTSSSTDTAGSPQTPPTSASTGVSETSISTGTSSSTDTAGSPQTPPTSASTGVSETSISTGTSSSTDTAGSPQTPPTSITTGVSETSISTGTSSSTDTAGSPQTPPTSATTGVSETSISTGTSSSTDTDGSPQTPPTSTTTAPENSTTPGPSANPSLTPTTGVTSQTTASTALVSSSTPTSETTTTQTPGPTTGSGITTTTAPPGTSQPPSSTTIPPTTPPEPCPAKPCPSLSICLNGTCQCLSGYYYNVSLGRCIQAPDFPGILHLMSLTFRKEMSNRSSIVFRTTAHNISQVMNKALKDLPGFLRTDVVRLEPGSVRATVSNVFKPGSGASQVSTDLAIQKAIKESSPNSLLKNATFRGTSLCDQGPLTSCDVHTTNCKDEKGTVRCTCKSGYVSNHPYGNLSCRACPSGQRAERDMCQPVSIGGGGHFLCTGRSTAHHSTGPPHILLQEEMLHREA, encoded by the exons ATGTTACTACACTGTCACCAACCGATCATCCTGTTCATCTTATTTGTTGGCATAG GGGCAGATTCCACCAGTCTGGCTCCCTCTACAGATGCTCATAGCCCCAGCAGCCTTCCCACCACAGAACCATCCTCTCACACTCCATGGACGCCAACCCAATCCAACCATACCGAACCGGACAGGTCCACCTCCACcaacccagcctcagccccaaacCCAGTTGACCCCAATACAGCCACGTCGGGCACCAGCACAGAGccaacctccaccacctctctcaacccctcccctACCATCACCCCTCATGGGgacacctccaccaccatgaCAGACCCCTCTGTGTCCCCAGGCCCAAGGCCAAGCCCTGCTGGAGCCACAACTCAACCAGTTATATCGAGTACAACAAAGGAAGGCCCGGGGGTGACGATGTCTACCACTGTGACGGACGCTGCGGAACCCGGAGCTACCTCGCCATTCAGCACGGGGGACAGAACGACAGAGATGACTTCCTCTGGTCAGACCCTGACTTCCCCCGTCACTCATTCTCCTGTTACCGTGGAAACAGACAGCCCCCCCACCTCGACTTCAGTAAAGATTGAGCCTTCGACGGCCTCATCGGCAACGCGCACCACTAAAACCCCCTCGGCCATCTCCGTACCCACACCCCAAACCCCCCAGCCAGACACGTCCACCTCTGTCACTGGAACAGAACACACTCCAGCTGATGTGACCACACGCACATCAGGAAGTACACAGGCTGTCCCTAGCAGCACCACAGTCTCTTCCAGCAGCTCCAGTGGGCCAGGCTCAaccatgacaacaacaacacagactgctcacacagacacagtgaccACGGACGGAACCGTCACCTCAGGAACAACGACCAGAGAGACCACGGAAAACAGCCAGACCACAGTGaccagagagactggaggaaCTCCTGCCACAGGTATCACTAACTCCACAGCCTTCCCACCCACCTCCGACACCACAGGAGTGTCTGAGACCAGCATCTCAACTGGAACATcgagcagcacagacacagctggatctccacagacaccccccacctccatcaccacagGAGTGTCTGAGACCAGCATCTCAACTGGAACATcgagcagcacagacacagctggatctccacagacaccccccacctccaccaccacaggAGTGTCTGAGACCAGCATCTCAACTGGAACATcgagcagcacagacacagctggatctccacagacaccccccacctccgccTCCACAGGAGTGTCTGAGACCAGCATCTCAACTGGAACATcgagcagcacagacacagctggatctccacagacaccccccacctccgccTCCACAGGAGTGTCTGAGACCAGCATCTCAACTGGAACATcgagcagcacagacacagctggatctccacagacaccccccacctccatcaccacagGAGTGTCTGAGACCAGCATCTCAACTGGAACATCGAGCAGCACTGACACAGCTGGATCTCCAcagacaccccccacctccgccACCACAGGAGTGTCTGAGACCAGCATCTCAACTGGAACATcgagcagcacagacacagatggatctccacagacaccccccacctccaccaccacagcGCCCGAAAACAGCACCACCCCTGGCCCCTCAGCCAACCCCAGTCTGACACCAACCACAGGAG TTACTAGCCAAACTACCGCGAGCACAGCCCTTGTTTCTTCCTCTACACCAACCAGTgaaaccaccaccacacagactcCTGGTCCGACAACAGGGTCTGGCATTACCACAACTACGGCTCCACCTGGCACTAGCCAGCCTCCGAGCAGCACCACCATACCTCCAACCACCCCGCCAG aACCTTGCCCCGCCAAGCCGTGTCCATCTCTGAGCATCTGTCTCAACGGTACCTGTCAGTGTCTGTCTGGATACTACTACAATGTCTCACTGGGTCGCTGCATTCAAG CCCCAGATTTCCCCGGAATCCTTCATCTCATGTCCTTGACCTTCAGAAAAGAGATGAGCAACAGATCATCTATAGTATTTCGAACCACAGCACACAACATCTCACAAGTG ATGAACAAAGCACTGAAGGATCTGCCTGGCTTCCTTCGGACGGATGTAGTGCGGCTAGA ACCAGGTAGCGTGCGAGCGACGGTGTCCAACGTGTTCAAGCCAGGCTCCGGTGCCAGCCAGGTTTCCACAGACCTGGCAATTCAGAAGGCCATCAAGGAGAGTTCCCCCAACAGCCTGTTGAAAAATGCTACATTTCGCG GCACCAGCCTGTGTGACCAGGGCCCTTTGACCAGCTGTGACGTCCACACCACAAATTGTAAGGATGAAAAGGGCACGGTCAGGTGCACGTGTAAATCTGGCTACGTCTCCAACCACCCCTATGGGAATCTCAGCTGTAGAG CTTGTCCCAGTGgtcagagggcagagagagacatgtgtcAGCC cgtctcTATTGGCGGTGGTGGTCATTTCCTGTGTACTGGGAGGAGTACTGCTCATCATAGTACTGGCCCTCCTCATATACTACTGCAG gaggAGATGCTCCACAGAGAAGCCTGA
- the si:ch211-198m17.1 gene encoding uncharacterized protein si:ch211-198m17.1 isoform X1: MLLHCHQPIILFILFVGIGADSTSLAPSTDAHSPSSLPTTEPSSHTPWTPTQSNHTEPDRSTSTNPASAPNPVDPNTATSGTSTEPTSTTSLNPSPTITPHGDTSTTMTDPSVSPGPRPSPAGATTQPVISSTTKEGPGVTMSTTVTDAAEPGATSPFSTGDRTTEMTSSGQTLTSPVTHSPVTVETDSPPTSTSVKIEPSTASSATRTTKTPSAISVPTPQTPQPDTSTSVTGTEHTPADVTTRTSGSTQAVPSSTTVSSSSSSGPGSTMTTTTQTAHTDTVTTDGTVTSGTTTRETTENSQTTVTRETGGTPATGITNSTAFPPTSDTTGVSETSISTGTSSSTDTAGSPQTPPTSITTGVSETSISTGTSSSTDTAGSPQTPPTSTTTGVSETSISTGTSSSTDTAGSPQTPPTSASTGVSETSISTGTSSSTDTAGSPQTPPTSASTGVSETSISTGTSSSTDTAGSPQTPPTSITTGVSETSISTGTSSSTDTAGSPQTPPTSATTGVSETSISTGTSSSTDTDGSPQTPPTSTTTAPENSTTPGPSANPSLTPTTGVTSQTTASTALVSSSTPTSETTTTQTPGPTTGSGITTTTAPPGTSQPPSSTTIPPTTPPEPCPAKPCPSLSICLNGTCQCLSGYYYNVSLGRCIQAPDFPGILHLMSLTFRKEMSNRSSIVFRTTAHNISQVMNKALKDLPGFLRTDVVRLEPGSVRATVSNVFKPGSGASQVSTDLAIQKAIKESSPNSLLKNATFRGTSLCDQGPLTSCDVHTTNCKDEKGTVRCTCKSGYVSNHPYGNLSCRACPSGQRAERDMCQPCSFGYSGFNCNDSSLLAVVVISCVLGGVLLIIVLALLIYYCRRRCSTEKPEFSSSSSPYNVEDLHGPWPGQGLTIPRATTNWDPASMEMTEGGSTHTLVEKKPQTNGGMGSYDVTTDSMNTFKGENPSRYSYLVQGHENPYFIPGDERRTS; this comes from the exons ATGTTACTACACTGTCACCAACCGATCATCCTGTTCATCTTATTTGTTGGCATAG GGGCAGATTCCACCAGTCTGGCTCCCTCTACAGATGCTCATAGCCCCAGCAGCCTTCCCACCACAGAACCATCCTCTCACACTCCATGGACGCCAACCCAATCCAACCATACCGAACCGGACAGGTCCACCTCCACcaacccagcctcagccccaaacCCAGTTGACCCCAATACAGCCACGTCGGGCACCAGCACAGAGccaacctccaccacctctctcaacccctcccctACCATCACCCCTCATGGGgacacctccaccaccatgaCAGACCCCTCTGTGTCCCCAGGCCCAAGGCCAAGCCCTGCTGGAGCCACAACTCAACCAGTTATATCGAGTACAACAAAGGAAGGCCCGGGGGTGACGATGTCTACCACTGTGACGGACGCTGCGGAACCCGGAGCTACCTCGCCATTCAGCACGGGGGACAGAACGACAGAGATGACTTCCTCTGGTCAGACCCTGACTTCCCCCGTCACTCATTCTCCTGTTACCGTGGAAACAGACAGCCCCCCCACCTCGACTTCAGTAAAGATTGAGCCTTCGACGGCCTCATCGGCAACGCGCACCACTAAAACCCCCTCGGCCATCTCCGTACCCACACCCCAAACCCCCCAGCCAGACACGTCCACCTCTGTCACTGGAACAGAACACACTCCAGCTGATGTGACCACACGCACATCAGGAAGTACACAGGCTGTCCCTAGCAGCACCACAGTCTCTTCCAGCAGCTCCAGTGGGCCAGGCTCAaccatgacaacaacaacacagactgctcacacagacacagtgaccACGGACGGAACCGTCACCTCAGGAACAACGACCAGAGAGACCACGGAAAACAGCCAGACCACAGTGaccagagagactggaggaaCTCCTGCCACAGGTATCACTAACTCCACAGCCTTCCCACCCACCTCCGACACCACAGGAGTGTCTGAGACCAGCATCTCAACTGGAACATcgagcagcacagacacagctggatctccacagacaccccccacctccatcaccacagGAGTGTCTGAGACCAGCATCTCAACTGGAACATcgagcagcacagacacagctggatctccacagacaccccccacctccaccaccacaggAGTGTCTGAGACCAGCATCTCAACTGGAACATcgagcagcacagacacagctggatctccacagacaccccccacctccgccTCCACAGGAGTGTCTGAGACCAGCATCTCAACTGGAACATcgagcagcacagacacagctggatctccacagacaccccccacctccgccTCCACAGGAGTGTCTGAGACCAGCATCTCAACTGGAACATcgagcagcacagacacagctggatctccacagacaccccccacctccatcaccacagGAGTGTCTGAGACCAGCATCTCAACTGGAACATCGAGCAGCACTGACACAGCTGGATCTCCAcagacaccccccacctccgccACCACAGGAGTGTCTGAGACCAGCATCTCAACTGGAACATcgagcagcacagacacagatggatctccacagacaccccccacctccaccaccacagcGCCCGAAAACAGCACCACCCCTGGCCCCTCAGCCAACCCCAGTCTGACACCAACCACAGGAG TTACTAGCCAAACTACCGCGAGCACAGCCCTTGTTTCTTCCTCTACACCAACCAGTgaaaccaccaccacacagactcCTGGTCCGACAACAGGGTCTGGCATTACCACAACTACGGCTCCACCTGGCACTAGCCAGCCTCCGAGCAGCACCACCATACCTCCAACCACCCCGCCAG aACCTTGCCCCGCCAAGCCGTGTCCATCTCTGAGCATCTGTCTCAACGGTACCTGTCAGTGTCTGTCTGGATACTACTACAATGTCTCACTGGGTCGCTGCATTCAAG CCCCAGATTTCCCCGGAATCCTTCATCTCATGTCCTTGACCTTCAGAAAAGAGATGAGCAACAGATCATCTATAGTATTTCGAACCACAGCACACAACATCTCACAAGTG ATGAACAAAGCACTGAAGGATCTGCCTGGCTTCCTTCGGACGGATGTAGTGCGGCTAGA ACCAGGTAGCGTGCGAGCGACGGTGTCCAACGTGTTCAAGCCAGGCTCCGGTGCCAGCCAGGTTTCCACAGACCTGGCAATTCAGAAGGCCATCAAGGAGAGTTCCCCCAACAGCCTGTTGAAAAATGCTACATTTCGCG GCACCAGCCTGTGTGACCAGGGCCCTTTGACCAGCTGTGACGTCCACACCACAAATTGTAAGGATGAAAAGGGCACGGTCAGGTGCACGTGTAAATCTGGCTACGTCTCCAACCACCCCTATGGGAATCTCAGCTGTAGAG CTTGTCCCAGTGgtcagagggcagagagagacatgtgtcAGCC atgTTCATTTGGCTACTCTGGATTCAACTGCAATGATT cgtctcTATTGGCGGTGGTGGTCATTTCCTGTGTACTGGGAGGAGTACTGCTCATCATAGTACTGGCCCTCCTCATATACTACTGCAG gaggAGATGCTCCACAGAGAAGCCTGAGTTCAGCAGTTCCAGCAGTCCCTACAATGTGGAGGACCTCCACGGTCCCTGGCCCGGTCAAGGCCTGACCATCCCCCGCGCCACCACCAACTGGGACCCTGCCTCCATGGAGATGACGGAGGGGGGTAGCACCCACACCCTGGTGGAGAAGAAGCCGCAGACCAACGGAGGG ATGGGGTCCTATGATGTCACCACAGACAGCATGAATACATTCAAAGGCGAGAATCCATCACGCTACTCCTACCTGGTCCAGGGCCATGAGAACCCCTACTTCATaccaggagacgagaggagaaccAGCTGA
- the si:ch211-198m17.1 gene encoding uncharacterized protein si:ch211-198m17.1 isoform X2, giving the protein MLLHCHQPIILFILFVGIGADSTSLAPSTDAHSPSSLPTTEPSSHTPWTPTQSNHTEPDRSTSTNPASAPNPVDPNTATSGTSTEPTSTTSLNPSPTITPHGDTSTTMTDPSVSPGPRPSPAGATTQPVISSTTKEGPGVTMSTTVTDAAEPGATSPFSTGDRTTEMTSSGQTLTSPVTHSPVTVETDSPPTSTSVKIEPSTASSATRTTKTPSAISVPTPQTPQPDTSTSVTGTEHTPADVTTRTSGSTQAVPSSTTVSSSSSSGPGSTMTTTTQTAHTDTVTTDGTVTSGTTTRETTENSQTTVTRETGGTPATGITNSTAFPPTSDTTGVSETSISTGTSSSTDTAGSPQTPPTSITTGVSETSISTGTSSSTDTAGSPQTPPTSTTTGVSETSISTGTSSSTDTAGSPQTPPTSASTGVSETSISTGTSSSTDTAGSPQTPPTSASTGVSETSISTGTSSSTDTAGSPQTPPTSITTGVSETSISTGTSSSTDTAGSPQTPPTSATTGVSETSISTGTSSSTDTDGSPQTPPTSTTTAPENSTTPGPSANPSLTPTTGVTSQTTASTALVSSSTPTSETTTTQTPGPTTGSGITTTTAPPGTSQPPSSTTIPPTTPPEPCPAKPCPSLSICLNGTCQCLSGYYYNVSLGRCIQAPDFPGILHLMSLTFRKEMSNRSSIVFRTTAHNISQVMNKALKDLPGFLRTDVVRLEPGSVRATVSNVFKPGSGASQVSTDLAIQKAIKESSPNSLLKNATFRGTSLCDQGPLTSCDVHTTNCKDEKGTVRCTCKSGYVSNHPYGNLSCRACPSGQRAERDMCQPCSFGYSGFNCNDSSLLAVVVISCVLGGVLLIIVLALLIYYCRRRCSTEKPEFSSSSSPYNVEDLHGPWPGQGLTIPRATTNWDPASMEMTEGGSTHTLVEKKPQTNGGGFFVMLKGQKKVSIHVCVPAAAE; this is encoded by the exons ATGTTACTACACTGTCACCAACCGATCATCCTGTTCATCTTATTTGTTGGCATAG GGGCAGATTCCACCAGTCTGGCTCCCTCTACAGATGCTCATAGCCCCAGCAGCCTTCCCACCACAGAACCATCCTCTCACACTCCATGGACGCCAACCCAATCCAACCATACCGAACCGGACAGGTCCACCTCCACcaacccagcctcagccccaaacCCAGTTGACCCCAATACAGCCACGTCGGGCACCAGCACAGAGccaacctccaccacctctctcaacccctcccctACCATCACCCCTCATGGGgacacctccaccaccatgaCAGACCCCTCTGTGTCCCCAGGCCCAAGGCCAAGCCCTGCTGGAGCCACAACTCAACCAGTTATATCGAGTACAACAAAGGAAGGCCCGGGGGTGACGATGTCTACCACTGTGACGGACGCTGCGGAACCCGGAGCTACCTCGCCATTCAGCACGGGGGACAGAACGACAGAGATGACTTCCTCTGGTCAGACCCTGACTTCCCCCGTCACTCATTCTCCTGTTACCGTGGAAACAGACAGCCCCCCCACCTCGACTTCAGTAAAGATTGAGCCTTCGACGGCCTCATCGGCAACGCGCACCACTAAAACCCCCTCGGCCATCTCCGTACCCACACCCCAAACCCCCCAGCCAGACACGTCCACCTCTGTCACTGGAACAGAACACACTCCAGCTGATGTGACCACACGCACATCAGGAAGTACACAGGCTGTCCCTAGCAGCACCACAGTCTCTTCCAGCAGCTCCAGTGGGCCAGGCTCAaccatgacaacaacaacacagactgctcacacagacacagtgaccACGGACGGAACCGTCACCTCAGGAACAACGACCAGAGAGACCACGGAAAACAGCCAGACCACAGTGaccagagagactggaggaaCTCCTGCCACAGGTATCACTAACTCCACAGCCTTCCCACCCACCTCCGACACCACAGGAGTGTCTGAGACCAGCATCTCAACTGGAACATcgagcagcacagacacagctggatctccacagacaccccccacctccatcaccacagGAGTGTCTGAGACCAGCATCTCAACTGGAACATcgagcagcacagacacagctggatctccacagacaccccccacctccaccaccacaggAGTGTCTGAGACCAGCATCTCAACTGGAACATcgagcagcacagacacagctggatctccacagacaccccccacctccgccTCCACAGGAGTGTCTGAGACCAGCATCTCAACTGGAACATcgagcagcacagacacagctggatctccacagacaccccccacctccgccTCCACAGGAGTGTCTGAGACCAGCATCTCAACTGGAACATcgagcagcacagacacagctggatctccacagacaccccccacctccatcaccacagGAGTGTCTGAGACCAGCATCTCAACTGGAACATCGAGCAGCACTGACACAGCTGGATCTCCAcagacaccccccacctccgccACCACAGGAGTGTCTGAGACCAGCATCTCAACTGGAACATcgagcagcacagacacagatggatctccacagacaccccccacctccaccaccacagcGCCCGAAAACAGCACCACCCCTGGCCCCTCAGCCAACCCCAGTCTGACACCAACCACAGGAG TTACTAGCCAAACTACCGCGAGCACAGCCCTTGTTTCTTCCTCTACACCAACCAGTgaaaccaccaccacacagactcCTGGTCCGACAACAGGGTCTGGCATTACCACAACTACGGCTCCACCTGGCACTAGCCAGCCTCCGAGCAGCACCACCATACCTCCAACCACCCCGCCAG aACCTTGCCCCGCCAAGCCGTGTCCATCTCTGAGCATCTGTCTCAACGGTACCTGTCAGTGTCTGTCTGGATACTACTACAATGTCTCACTGGGTCGCTGCATTCAAG CCCCAGATTTCCCCGGAATCCTTCATCTCATGTCCTTGACCTTCAGAAAAGAGATGAGCAACAGATCATCTATAGTATTTCGAACCACAGCACACAACATCTCACAAGTG ATGAACAAAGCACTGAAGGATCTGCCTGGCTTCCTTCGGACGGATGTAGTGCGGCTAGA ACCAGGTAGCGTGCGAGCGACGGTGTCCAACGTGTTCAAGCCAGGCTCCGGTGCCAGCCAGGTTTCCACAGACCTGGCAATTCAGAAGGCCATCAAGGAGAGTTCCCCCAACAGCCTGTTGAAAAATGCTACATTTCGCG GCACCAGCCTGTGTGACCAGGGCCCTTTGACCAGCTGTGACGTCCACACCACAAATTGTAAGGATGAAAAGGGCACGGTCAGGTGCACGTGTAAATCTGGCTACGTCTCCAACCACCCCTATGGGAATCTCAGCTGTAGAG CTTGTCCCAGTGgtcagagggcagagagagacatgtgtcAGCC atgTTCATTTGGCTACTCTGGATTCAACTGCAATGATT cgtctcTATTGGCGGTGGTGGTCATTTCCTGTGTACTGGGAGGAGTACTGCTCATCATAGTACTGGCCCTCCTCATATACTACTGCAG gaggAGATGCTCCACAGAGAAGCCTGAGTTCAGCAGTTCCAGCAGTCCCTACAATGTGGAGGACCTCCACGGTCCCTGGCCCGGTCAAGGCCTGACCATCCCCCGCGCCACCACCAACTGGGACCCTGCCTCCATGGAGATGACGGAGGGGGGTAGCACCCACACCCTGGTGGAGAAGAAGCCGCAGACCAACGGAGGG GGGTTTTTCGTCATGCTTAAAGGACAAAAGAAGGTAAGTATACACGTCTGTGTACCCGCTGCTGCCGAATGA
- the LOC136941252 gene encoding MAGUK p55 subfamily member 3-like, producing the protein MKEAMPVLSAGGGLHETLALLTSQLRPDANHKEDMAFLQDVFSEKSLGYLMKIHEKLRQYERQSPTPVLHSAASLAEDVAEELQSGPMSVEEKELMQLLTSPHLKAVLSVHDTVAQKNFDPVLPPLPDDFEDELEEESVKIVRLVKNKEPLGATIRRDETTGSVIVARIMRGGAADRSGLVHVGDELREVNGISIIHKRPDEISQLLSQSQGSITLKIIPAIKEEDRLRESKVYMRALFDYIPLEDKATPCQEAGLPFKRGDILQVVTQDDPTWWQAKRVGDSNLRAGLIPSKHFQER; encoded by the exons ATGAAAGAAGCCATGCCTGTGCTCTCAGCAGGCGGGG GGCTCCATGAGACACTGGCCCTGTTGACCTCCCAACTGCGTCCCGATGCCAACCACAAGGAGGACATGGCGTTCCTCCAGGACGTCTTCAGCGAGAAGAGCCTGGGCTACCTCATGAAG ATCCACGAGAAGCTGAGACAGTATGAGAGACAGAGCCCCACTCCTGTCCTACACAGCGCCGCTTCTCTGGCAGAGGAT GTGGCCGAGGAACTGCAGAGTGGGCCAATGAGCGTCGAGGAGAAGGAGCTCATGCAGCTGTTGACTTCACCTCATCTGAAG GCGGTTCTGTCAGTCCATGACACGGTGGCCCAGAAGAACTTCGACCCTGTGCTGCCTCCGCTGCCTGATGACTTTGAGgacgagctggaggaggagtcggTGAAGATCGTCCGCCTGGTGAAGAACAAGGAGCCTCTG ggGGCCACAATCAGGAGGGATGAGACCACAGGATCTGTGATCGTGGCTCGCATCATGAGGGGAGGGGCCGCAGACAGGAGTG GTCTGGTCCACGTGGGAGACGAGCTCCGGGAGGTGAACGGCATCTCCATCATCCACAAGAGGCCGGACGAGATCAGCCAGCTGCTG TCCCAGTCCCAGGGCTCCATCACGCTGAAGATCATCCCCGCCATTAAAGAGGAGGACCGTctgagagagagcaag GTGTACATGAGGGCCCTGTTTGACTACATTCCCTTGGAGGACAAGGCCACGCCCTGCCAGGAGGCGGGGCTTCCCTTCAAGCGAGGGGACATCCTGCAGGTGGTCACCCAGGATGACCCCACGTGGTGGCAGGCCAAGAGGGTGGGCGACAGTAACCTCCGCGCGGGCCTCATCCCCTCCAAACACTTccaggagaggtga